In one window of Candidatus Hydrogenedens sp. DNA:
- a CDS encoding ATP-binding protein, whose translation MRDDLKITFRSHPKLLKPIRALIKNYLDVVGFSKDRIDDIVLGLDEACTNCIRHAYHNSRSGIIQLTARLGTVWLEFEIQDCGACPPKNFLDRKEVAPLQPTTIKPHGLGLIILKRAFEEIQFNVDNDGRNCLILRTRRKGFKKG comes from the coding sequence ATGCGTGATGACTTAAAAATAACATTCCGTTCACATCCAAAACTCTTAAAGCCTATTAGGGCTTTAATAAAAAATTATTTAGACGTGGTAGGCTTTTCCAAAGACCGAATAGATGATATTGTTTTAGGACTTGATGAAGCATGCACAAACTGTATTCGCCATGCATACCACAATTCCCGTTCAGGTATAATACAATTAACAGCACGACTGGGAACAGTATGGCTTGAATTTGAAATACAGGATTGTGGAGCATGCCCACCAAAAAACTTTTTAGACAGAAAGGAAGTTGCACCTCTACAACCTACAACTATCAAGCCACATGGACTTGGTTTAATTATTCTTAAACGTGCATTTGAAGAAATACAGTTTAATGTAGATAATGATGGTAGAAATTGTCTTATCCTGAGAACCCGTAGAAAAGGTTTCAAGAAAGGTTAA
- a CDS encoding SpoIIE family protein phosphatase produces the protein MPKAYLVNDDKGEKIPLPTHLIIGRTKECGLILEDPAVSRKHIELKAKEGGYIWKDLGSTNGTYINGQKMLSGELHPGDLIQIGKTTFRFEIEQNKEPTENLKKESEIGDQSSIVAHSFLSMDETTLPSTKQQRANLLLETLCKVINEIATNFNHCELQNKIIEATSRVLPIDHGAILLTDENGNVLPCPQCQRVHQWEGGHLISVPVNRVSISSTVIYKVVKERQSLLYQDIMENDELKKAVSIISLNVQSVICAPLRAKEKVIGLLYMDTVSEQSRYTEEELLLASAVGNAAGLAMENVRIYQELIEKYRLDQELKTAAVIQQGFLFDNWKSIPNNCDMYARTLPAKVVGGDFYDVILLPKDKIGFIVGDVSGKGMPASLAMVRLLTEFRIQAQRLSSQVDVINALNEDLFEYGQQGMFCSLCYVVVDIKTGEISVVNAGHLPTLWLRNHKTDYCFHPSGPPLGVLPNSTWKVENDILSKEDSILLFTDGIIEARNEDNEKEIIDREFGIDRLKKMVETIHFENAEQFVQAILSEVQKHTEPNSPHDDCTLLLFRWLNHA, from the coding sequence GTGCCCAAAGCATATTTAGTAAACGATGACAAAGGAGAAAAAATACCTCTCCCTACCCATTTAATTATTGGCAGAACTAAAGAATGTGGTTTAATTTTAGAAGACCCGGCGGTCTCTCGCAAACATATTGAATTGAAGGCTAAAGAAGGAGGCTATATCTGGAAAGATTTAGGAAGTACAAACGGCACATACATCAACGGGCAAAAGATGCTTTCAGGAGAACTTCATCCTGGCGACTTAATTCAGATTGGGAAAACAACCTTCCGTTTTGAGATAGAGCAGAACAAAGAGCCAACAGAAAATCTTAAAAAAGAGTCAGAAATTGGCGACCAAAGTTCTATTGTGGCTCATTCCTTTCTCAGCATGGATGAGACAACACTTCCTTCTACAAAGCAACAACGAGCCAACTTGTTATTAGAGACCCTTTGCAAAGTTATTAATGAAATCGCAACTAATTTCAATCATTGTGAATTACAAAACAAAATTATCGAAGCAACCTCTCGTGTACTACCTATCGACCACGGTGCCATTTTACTAACAGACGAAAACGGTAATGTATTACCATGCCCTCAATGTCAACGTGTTCATCAGTGGGAAGGAGGACATCTTATCTCTGTTCCAGTAAATCGAGTATCCATTAGCAGTACTGTTATTTATAAAGTAGTTAAAGAACGGCAAAGTCTGCTTTATCAGGATATTATGGAAAACGATGAGCTAAAAAAAGCAGTAAGTATTATTTCCTTAAATGTCCAATCTGTCATTTGTGCTCCGCTTCGTGCCAAAGAGAAAGTGATCGGTTTGTTATATATGGATACAGTATCGGAACAGAGCAGATATACCGAAGAAGAATTGTTACTTGCCTCCGCTGTGGGTAATGCGGCAGGTCTCGCTATGGAAAATGTTCGAATATATCAAGAATTAATAGAAAAGTATAGATTAGACCAGGAATTAAAAACTGCAGCTGTCATTCAGCAAGGCTTCTTATTTGACAATTGGAAATCTATCCCGAACAATTGTGATATGTATGCACGAACTTTGCCAGCAAAGGTAGTAGGTGGTGATTTTTATGATGTCATTTTATTACCAAAAGATAAAATTGGGTTTATTGTAGGAGATGTATCTGGAAAAGGAATGCCTGCTTCCCTTGCTATGGTGCGATTGCTTACTGAATTTAGAATTCAGGCACAACGATTATCCTCACAAGTGGATGTAATCAATGCCCTAAATGAAGACCTCTTCGAGTATGGACAGCAAGGCATGTTTTGCTCTTTATGTTATGTCGTTGTAGATATAAAGACTGGAGAAATTTCTGTAGTTAATGCTGGACATTTACCGACATTATGGTTAAGAAATCACAAAACGGACTATTGTTTCCACCCAAGTGGACCACCGTTAGGAGTTCTACCTAACTCCACATGGAAAGTTGAAAACGACATTTTATCGAAGGAAGACTCTATTTTATTATTTACCGACGGAATCATTGAGGCAAGAAATGAAGATAATGAAAAAGAAATTATTGACAGAGAATTTGGTATTGATAGATTAAAAAAAATGGTTGAGACTATACATTTTGAAAATGCAGAACAGTTTGTACAGGCGATATTAAGTGAAGTTCAGAAACACACAGAACCTAATTCACCTCATGACGATTGCACATTACTCCTATTTCGGTGGCTAAACCATGCGTGA
- a CDS encoding dipeptidase gives MALSNLSLSYVDEHWNDFVYSLKEFVSIPSISTLSENKKDVLRTAQWLMHYFKKLDFHRVELIETDMHPLVFAEYKPPNPVATLLIYGHYDVQPADPESEWLTKPFEPTIKGDYIYGRGVSDMKGQLLAQMSATEAWLAHNTLPLHLKYILEGEEEIGSPSMQLVLRKYKDLLKADVALNCDAGIFAPTIPAITYGLRGLTYFELELKGPKQDLHSGLYGGTIRNPLHVLCELIAKMHDEQGRVTLPHFYEHVRPLSEEERTLLAEIPHSDDEWKNITGMSHLYGEAGYSTIERVGARPTLEINGIIGGFTGEGAKTVLPSKARAKISTRIVPDQEPEKIETYLREFLQTHCPPEIKWNLILHSCAPPALMNLKSSYMKSAVNALEKEFGRKPIFRREGGSVPVVAWLQQYLGIDSIMLGFALPDDGIHGPNEHQNLPLLKKGIRVYLNFYNELINSVGREK, from the coding sequence GTGGCTTTATCTAATCTAAGTTTGTCGTATGTGGATGAGCATTGGAACGATTTTGTTTATTCCTTAAAAGAATTCGTATCGATTCCTTCCATTTCTACACTGTCCGAAAACAAAAAGGATGTCCTTCGGACAGCACAGTGGTTAATGCACTATTTTAAGAAATTAGATTTTCATCGAGTTGAATTAATCGAGACTGACATGCATCCACTGGTTTTTGCAGAATATAAACCGCCTAATCCTGTAGCCACATTGTTAATCTATGGGCATTATGATGTCCAGCCAGCAGACCCTGAAAGTGAATGGCTAACAAAGCCATTCGAACCTACAATAAAAGGGGACTATATCTATGGACGGGGTGTATCTGATATGAAAGGGCAATTATTAGCCCAGATGTCCGCCACAGAGGCATGGCTCGCACATAATACCTTACCACTGCACTTAAAATACATCCTTGAAGGTGAGGAAGAAATTGGTTCTCCCAGTATGCAACTTGTTTTAAGAAAATACAAAGATTTATTAAAGGCTGATGTGGCATTGAATTGTGATGCAGGTATTTTTGCTCCTACTATTCCTGCAATAACATACGGACTTCGAGGGTTGACTTATTTTGAATTGGAGTTAAAAGGTCCCAAACAGGATTTACACAGTGGTCTTTATGGAGGGACTATCCGTAATCCTTTGCATGTTCTATGTGAACTCATAGCAAAAATGCATGATGAACAGGGGAGGGTAACACTACCGCATTTTTATGAACATGTTCGTCCACTAAGCGAAGAAGAAAGAACATTGTTGGCTGAAATTCCACATAGTGATGACGAATGGAAAAATATAACAGGTATGTCGCATCTTTATGGCGAAGCTGGATACAGTACCATTGAAAGAGTGGGAGCCAGACCTACTCTGGAAATTAATGGAATCATCGGAGGTTTTACAGGAGAAGGGGCAAAAACAGTTCTACCCTCAAAGGCACGGGCAAAAATTTCGACGCGAATTGTGCCTGACCAGGAACCAGAAAAGATAGAAACATACCTTCGTGAATTTCTACAGACACACTGTCCACCTGAAATCAAGTGGAATTTAATACTTCATTCCTGTGCCCCACCAGCATTGATGAATTTAAAATCATCGTATATGAAATCAGCCGTAAACGCATTAGAAAAAGAATTTGGGCGTAAACCCATATTTCGCAGAGAAGGTGGAAGTGTGCCTGTTGTCGCATGGCTCCAACAATATTTAGGTATTGATTCAATCATGTTAGGCTTCGCTCTCCCAGATGATGGTATTCATGGTCCCAATGAACATCAAAACTTACCCCTTCTAAAGAAAGGTATTCGGGTGTATCTAAATTTCTATAACGAACTCATAAATTCGGTCGGAAGGGAAAAATGA
- a CDS encoding STAS domain-containing protein: MSIEVKSVEQNGNYKIQVSGQVDLYTSPNLRKAIMEAVDKSNTSIIIQLSTVEYMDSSGVATLVEGLRSAMKQKKSFKLSTPSPAVRKVLNLARLESVFTIIESNEE, translated from the coding sequence ATGTCCATAGAAGTAAAATCGGTAGAACAAAATGGAAACTATAAAATTCAAGTATCGGGTCAAGTTGACTTATACACTTCCCCAAATCTACGCAAAGCGATTATGGAAGCTGTCGATAAATCAAATACCTCTATTATAATACAGTTATCAACTGTGGAGTATATGGATTCTTCGGGGGTCGCAACATTAGTAGAAGGATTACGCTCTGCTATGAAACAAAAAAAATCTTTTAAGTTATCTACTCCTTCACCAGCAGTCCGCAAAGTATTGAACCTTGCTCGATTAGAATCTGTCTTTACTATTATAGAAAGTAATGAGGAGTAA